One segment of Panicum virgatum strain AP13 chromosome 1K, P.virgatum_v5, whole genome shotgun sequence DNA contains the following:
- the LOC120708047 gene encoding cyclin-U4-1-like produces MEQRKGGARVPRAVSVLAGLLERAAELGDDAPASSAAAAFRGRALPAIPVRRYAERIYRYAGCSPACFVVAYVYLDRLAQRPLEDGDAAAEAPAVVGVVDSYSVHRLLITAVMVAAKFMDDMHCNNAYFARVGGVEVVEMNGLELELLFALRFRLNVTPDTFARYCAALEGQMLVPMPAAAAAATDEEEEAERRRRGDHQGALLLIRKAKDGAATAVRERAGVGSRAAAAAGVPVVVPRVAVEMIAR; encoded by the exons atggagcagaggaagggcgGTGCGCGCGTGCCCCGGGCGGTGTCCGTCCTGGCGGGCCTGCTggagcgcgccgccgagctcggcgaCGACGCTCCCGCGtcgtcagcggcggcggcgttccggggcCGGGCCCTGCCGGCGATCCCCGTGCGGCGGTACGCGGAGCGGATATACCGGTACGCGGGGTGCAGCCCCGCGTGCTTCGTCGTCGCCTACGTCTACCTCGACCGCCTCGCGCAGCGCCCGCTGGAGGACGGGGATGCGGCGGCAGAGGCACCCGCGGTGGTCGGCGTCGTCGACTCCTACAGCGTGCACCGCCTGCTCATCACCGCCGTCATGGTCGCCGCCAAGTTCATGGACGACAT GCACTGCAACAACGCCTACTTCGCGCGGGTGGGGGGCGTGgaggtggtggagatgaacgggctggagctggagctcctCTTCGCGCTGCGCTTCCGCCTCAACGTCACGCCGGACACCTTCGCGCGCTACTGCGCCGCGCTCGAGGGCCAGATGCTCGTGccgatgccggcggcggcggcggccgccaccgacgaggaggaggaggccgagcgccggcgccgcggcgaccACCAGGGCGCGCTGCTGCTGATTAGGAAGGCCAAGGACGGTGCGGCCACCGCCGTTCGTGAGCGGGCCGGGGTCGGGAGcagggcagccgccgccgccggagtgcCCGTCGTCGTCCCGAGAGTGGCCGTGGAGATGATCGCCCGATGA
- the LOC120708134 gene encoding uncharacterized protein LOC120708134 produces MKIPLPRAEEIIGERGENIEFVRSVSGAVVILEEIGDYSEEVLIVIKGSPSQVQTAHQRLQEALSGNREPPRPPRICYRGAEAGPRLPSTPHAGVMLLNSPHAGPRWLHSPLPHAVTASQDYLPWHHEDEPPRGHRRYPTHQDHSGYYGP; encoded by the exons ATGAAAATCCCGCTGCCACGTGCTGAAGAGATAATTGGCGAGAGGGGAGAAAACATTGAATTTGTCCGATCTGTTAGTGGAGCAGTTGTGATTCTTGAGGAAATTGGAGATTATTCAGAAGAGGTTCTAATTGTGATCAAAGGCAGTCCTTCGCAAGTTCAAACTGCACATCAACGTTTACAG GAGGCTCTTTCAGGCAACAGggagccgccgcggccacccaGGATCTGTTACCGCGGCGCCGAAGCTGGCCCACGGCTGCCGAGCACCCCTCATGCTGGTGTGATGCTGCTGAACTCCCCGCACGCTGGGCCGAGGTGGCTGCACTCCCCCCTACCACATGCCGTTACAGCAAGCCAGGACTACCTGCCATGGCACCACGAAGATGAACCGCCCCGTGGCCACCGGAGATACCCTACCCACCAAGATCACAGTGGCTACTACGGGCCGTAG